The sequence atgttgatacattgaatgcttctttctccaggattcaggtcatgagggaccctctacatcacatcaagaagagggtctgactattgtgacaccatctatggtatgtatcttataattcttaacttaaatatgaactcttacaatattgtaactttacttgaaattatttagtacacatatatatgttcactaaatatgatttcattaaatgcatgtatgtaggtggacactaccattaggataggttatcctcataattttgatcagagccaatttgaacgcacatcgacatcctttgaggtattaatatgtaatacttaatttgatcttatttttactcttaatttaagatttaattggacactttgaatttgaccttgtacaggagttagctagcactgcatttggtgttgatactgcacaagatactgctagaggagatactgctacaggatctgatgagcatatggtaagtttgtaacttaatttatgaattctactatatttgataaatgattcttttaatagttaatttcaagtaatattttaatattatttttttattgtacagcatgagacaggtggatctggaccacgtcccgaggacaagagagatactgctataggatctgatgagcatatggtaagtttgtaacttaatttacgaattctactatatttgataaatgattcttttaatagttaatttcaagtaatattttaatattatttttttattgtacagcatgagacaggtggatctggaccacgtcctggggacaagagagatactgctacaggatctgatgagcatatggtaagtttgtaacttaatttatgaattctactatatttgataaatgattcttttaatagttaatttcaagtaatattttaatattatttttttattgtacagcatgagacaggtggatctggaccacatcctggggacaagagaccacgagatgttattgatgatagcacttagattttactatttatttggctttgatatgtacttttttatggactttacacatttgtttacacgtgcacatactttatatatatggatagttgcataattggattagatcatatatattttgtgcatactttatatattttgtgcacattagatattatgtggagtgaacatcatgttaccatctagacatatatatggattagatattatatggattatgtggacttgaaattttactatttatttggctctgatatgtactattttacgggctttacatatttgtttacacgtgcacacccatactttatatatatggatagtttcataataggattagatcatatatattatgtgcatactttatgtgtattgtgtgcattagatattatgtggacttgaaattatgtgcacattagatcatatatattgacttgaaattatgtggacttgaaattttgcgcatactttatatattatgtggacttgaaattttatttatggaagttgtgcttaaacaactttataggcattatgtggacttgtaattttatttttggaattttatttaaatagttcttgtgattagataaactacatgtgcatacatcttgaactaagtatcgaaacatatcttataattataacatattctaaatcaaaaagtatcatttaacaaatataatgaatagaacttgattaaaacattattatctcattcataaatttgaccagtagtctctcatttatgtatattgtacacaaaatgtaatcaagaagacatatctaaaataaaataaatagtctatttaaattataataataaggatttatatctctcaaaatacaacataaagtatgcacaaacaatagtagtcattgagggcaagtctactctgagagacctagaaaaaaaaatacatatgattagtttttataatcaggatgcattgaatttaaaatacaacataaagtatgcacaaacaatatagtagtcattgaggccaagtctactctgagagacctagaaaaagtaaatacatatgattagtttttataatcagaatacattgaatttaaaatacaaatggatttgccttaagggtacaaaaatttaacttacttgtaattattcaaaatgaaacataaagtatgcacaaataactttgttttcattgatgccttctacttgtggtagacctgaaacaaaattttagtagattagattttgtaattatgattcatgatttaaaatactatatataatatgcatcgcgacttttaaaagggaggtggattaagggttcaaattataacttacttgatattcattctattataccatctgcatcctctctcttttgcaaagcatctataattgtctcgtgctcttccatagagagagtccataattgtttattagcaggcctgccacgatatctatccaattttatattagttgccactaccaaatgtgagtaatgtataatctttttctctaattcataatcttcaaatgcgggcaatccattctttcttgttagatatttgcgtagccaagtgccaacaacaaccacagatcctgttggatagtcataaccatcatcatctactcgaggagtagttagcttatgttttggctctacacatcgagccaaccaatactctgtcccctcttcattgtcctctggtgcaacaacagcatagacatgtcctgtgcacaaaacaattttattttaatatttaatgagaaataaaaacaaaaatatacactgtaagatttcataaatttatgtactatttaataaatcaaaacaaatttcaaaaataattttaccttgttgtataagatctgaaatgcgatcatagtcatttgatgcaaacatttgatccatatcttcatcagttctttcatgcggatcatttgcatctatgggtgtcaatgatctttgttgccattcttcaacccattctttattctcacaaaattcccaatctccggaaacacaaaactgacaaaagcaagcaagttgccttgtgaatatagtccatgtgtttgaattagaactcttaaacgaatgccatttagttgatccaatgatggtattacaatcatgccgaataggaatactatcttcctctatcaaccagaagaaacgtcgaattgcagagttttcagttgatccttttgacaactttgaattgcaccaatctacaactgcacgagcatctctgaatttcactgcatcctcgaatttcaattgttctctagcaagagctctttttatacaggcaccggctccatcgtgttcccccttaccatgtcccgcttcaaaaaaactccataaatgttggacattggttatcttgtgaactttgcatagccaataaaacattcttgcatttttgaattgtccagtgcagttatctgaccatatcatatgttgtttcatgtcaattcctctttccttaagattatcataaaatacctctaaacaatgttggacaaactctgaagagtgtaatcgattatcactaacatagaaatgatactccctcaaaaattttctgttatcttctgtactgtcatggtcatgtctatatataatgtgcacaaatatggccacttgcactgagttgtagtattgtgattgagtttcctcttgtggttttagagtataattttctgcaaaatccacaactgatactattgttccaattggaaatgtgttcttgcatatgcgaaactgtccatcaagccatcgggcatgttgggaatgtttcacatattttggaacaatatgagttttaaactcactaataaatgcattcacactattctgttctgtaatcaattctaaacgtttccccatctttccatcctttagagggtattctatatttttaaatctcctaacatcaaccattttttgtccaaactcagatgaaacatgttcatgcaaacattcacctatcgaagaatagttcccacataaattgcaaagaccataaatgcatgaactggaaagaaataattgttcattaggtggtttacaaaataaacttccaataaaatcttttatagtttcaggtggaacataaacaccacaatcctgcacaagatcattaccatgcaacatacaacgaatatatcgaaaaacatcataatagtaacgaaactggacatgagttttacaacaacaagatattctttgtttattgattttaacataccagggtttgcatttttcaaatgatctttgactaattcgtaaattcattaacacagattcatcactaaattttttaaagaattcagtttgagtcatgtcaagaagatgttttggatgaggatcacgaatttttgatcccacccttaactttaaaacatctctaacatttgatgaaactctagtgttatcatgccaaaattttgtaattaattgtttagtttcatcatttaatttcatgtctgacctttgaagtctaccactaaaactccaacaatggtttagtggatcaatttcaattgtgtctcttcttttggccgctcttgacaaggttctacgatgtaagttcaaatagccacttatatcacttaacattcttttattaacaatcattttgtcaactatagcagtcgttataactctacgtgctgcattcttatctttagatcgacttgtttttcctatagaatcgatggcactggcaacagtagatacaacttgcttatatgattcatcttttctttttggttttgcataaatacctatttttttcatgactttacgcatttttaacatttttattaattgtagcattaattgacattggaatcctaactttttattatagaaaaattgtttatataatctgtttgcatgtgttctgatttgtctccaagaaactaacccattaagattatctagcacattgctatcaatagtaaacaaattacattcattttcttttagagacggtggtgtaatattttcaatttttatttcttttcgtattggtgtatgaaatttatatccagcttcatttaaatcagcaatttgattggcatcatagtcatcaggatttaaaaacataccaggattcgcatccacatcaacatttgcatcaacagtcatacccgtgtgtggttctatattttttgcatccatcatgatgtcttcaatggtctcatctacaacgggcactgaactagatgcttcaaaagtgttattcaattgtcgttgttgtgatcttcgatctctttggcgttttgcctccttctctctttgtgcttgaatttcgtccactgtcattgtcttcttttttttcttttgacgttgcttagaacccatttttacaaacttgtcttcaaaaaatcgcgtaaaaaatattaaaaagtactgccaaatgatgtaaaaaatctttgtcagtacggatttcaatgatattgtagtaaatcgatgcaatcttttttttttttacagcaacggttattttaataacgggccccccgttattttaacaacgggcccccgtttataaaacgggggcccgttatttaaataacgggggcccgttattaaaacgggggcccgttgttaaatccaacgggcagaaaatgaaacgggcccccgtttataaaacgggggcccgttatgtaaaatttgaattcacaacccgccacttgcctcgggattaggcccgggataggcctgggatggccacacctgagacatgaacctgcaaattcaaagctccatgaatgaaagcacaaatatgatgaaatgaaatagtttacgtgcctttaatcaaagaatttttatacgaaattgaaacccatttcagattatactgtctagattctaaatatgtaaattaatttaaaaattgattattttaaatatttttcatttaatttatactaaatcagggtcataaatttgaaatattaactaattttcttaatttaataacttatttattttaatgaattttgaaaaaaaaattatatgtcatcaatctacacaaaattcttttcaatttaaaaaaaaaaaaattcaaaaaatactaagtttacgtcaaattatgtgggtcgtacacgtcaaatttttaaaaagataattacggtcattaaaaaattaattaaaaaaaaatatttgaaaaaaaaatacaaaaaaatatgctcatcaatcttcagtgtgttacaaaccatttcccaaaatggtttgagaaaataattttaattgtgtcaaaaagtgtgggtcgtacacatgcatggtatggtcctgaaacaggcatttttaaaacatagtttttagaacttcattcaaaaagttattttttattatgtgggtattaaaataaattacatatttgaaaagtacactcagagagctatcttttatattactgacttttttcaagattcaatctctaagtgtttcaaaatttaagctcaagtgagacaaaatctgaaaaacagggaaaacacttccactttttggccaaaaagtggactcatcttcttgcactgacccttaagaatcaaattaataaatttataagtaccggaacactgattcaccccccctcttagtgttcattgattccaacaattggtattagagcttggttcctctgaggaatcctaacaacttgaggaaaatccaGAAGAtggaatcaatggactctggtttgtaGAGACAACTTGCAGTggaacttgaagatcttgatgcaacaatgaaggaaaagagtagcttGAAAAGAAATCTGAGTGCAGCTGAAGGCTTCATTGAAACCTTGAAAGATCAAGTAAACACTTCTTGGGAAAAGATAAAGGAGCCGAtggacaagataaaggaaaaagaacaaattgttgacaatcaaattctacaagacaagactgatgaatgtgagaagctagcCAGAGAGAATgtagtcttgaagaatgaaatgtaatctattgtgatgaagctgactaaggagattgaagaccagaagaagaatgaagaaagcttGACTCAATCCTTAAAGAATAGATCTGATGAATGGTGCAGAttaacatatgagaatgatcagttgaagcttgaattggtgcagaCAAATAatgatggtcaagaacttgagagacaaatcataattatgagagatgagtTGATtgctactaatgagtacaaagaaaagttgcAAGCTAGTTCAACCTGGTTGGATGAGATGCTggatagtcagagacatggaaaagacatgcgaggacttggataggagaaaggagaatccttcggtTCTGGACAGAGCAATGCGAAATAAAATCATCAGCAGAGCAAaaaacctctggtaagacaacctaatgcctataaattcaatggtagatgctttacttgcaataaattcggtcatatggaaaatcaatgcagaagtcaGATGAATATTGGAATGATGAATAAAGTGAACAATGGTCTTACCTTTACCGCTCAATGTTTTATATCCAACAATTTTGGTCACATGTCAAATATGTGCATAATGATGATCAATTTCCAGAATAAGAGATCTTATGCATGTGGAATGTTTgtacatatatctaaccaatgtaggatgagaccaaatcaaatgaatatcaggcctatgcagagaaatgttgtaTATCATGCATGTAATAAACAAGGTCATATTGCAAGGAATTGCAGAAGCAGGAATGCACTGGTAAACAAGAATAAATCTAATGAGAAAGGataagaaaaggtagatgaaatcaaagattagcataagaagatgtgggtaaagaaagaagaTTAGAATATGTAGAATGGCTCCACACTTGAATCCGGTGAtagaacctcatccggtaactagggattTTTTGGCCTTCGAGGGAGTTTATCATGCAGATTCTTAAAAAACCCCTTACAGAGAACTGTAACTGGTTCCAGAAGGTTGCAGAAGATTCACATCGAGTATGGAGTTGATATCCAAGAGA is a genomic window of Cryptomeria japonica chromosome 7, Sugi_1.0, whole genome shotgun sequence containing:
- the LOC131036428 gene encoding uncharacterized protein LOC131036428; the encoded protein is MASAPRWMPHMCSSCHETCVGPTTAAGSTSVPDEHDAADDSMMTSYMDFLCSDVHLDQIRTTPNIRVNIASTGRQLGTPYGDSGHEGPSTSHQEEGLTIVTPSMVDTTIRIGYPHNFDQSQFERTSTSFEELASTAFGVDTAQDTARGDTATGSDEHMHETGGSGPRPEDKRDTAIGSDEHMHETGGSGPRPGDKRDTATGSDEHMHETGGSGPHPGDKRPRDVIDDST